From the genome of Aerococcus sanguinicola:
GCAGAAAGAAGAACTCTATGAGGAAGTCTTAGAGCCAGCCAGTGAAGAAGAAATCGAAGCAACCGTTAAAGTCATGGGTGGTGAAGATTGGTATGGCTGGATCAAGCTGCTCAAGGAAGCTGACGTTCTGGCTGAAGGGGTCCAAACGGTTATTTATTCCTATTTGGGGAGTGACCTCAACCGCTCTTACTACCAAGATGGGACTTTGGGCCGGGCCAAGGCAGACTGTGATGAGAAGGCAGAGTGGATCAACCAAGAATTAGAATACTTAGGCGGAAAGGCCCAAGTTGTTGTAGCAACGGCTGTGACCACCAAGGCCAGCGCGGTCATTCCATTCTTCCCTATTTATTGCATCGCCCTCTACAAGGTGATGGCTGAGCGCGGGACTCACGAAACGCCGATTATGCACCAGGACCGGATCTACCGGGACATGGTCTACGGCAACCAGGCAGCCTACGATGACAAGGGACGCCTCCGTCCCGATCTTTGGGAATTAGATCCCGAGGTACAGGCCCAAACGGAAGCCCTTATCAAAGAAATCACGCCTGATAATTTCAAGACGGATCTGACCGCCTATGACCTGCTCTGGCACGAATTTCTGAACCTAAATGGCTTCGATGTCGATGGCGATGACGCTCAAGAAGCAGTTAGCTTAGACGACTTGAAGGCACTAGAAGCTTAGCGCTTTTTTTGAAATAAAGGTGCACGGCGAGGGCAAAACATGCTATCATGGAGACGTATTGTTTTTTATAAAATAGACTGATAAAAGGATGATGAACATGTCAAGACTGCTAGGTACTGTCGTTCGGGGACTGCGTGCACCTATTATTAAAGAAGGCGACGACCTCGCCCAAATTGTGAAAGCAACCCTCGTTCAAGCTGCGGACCAAGAAGGCTTTAAGATTCAAGATAAGGATATTAT
Proteins encoded in this window:
- the fabV gene encoding enoyl-ACP reductase FabV; the encoded protein is MTIESKPVLRGNVLMTVNPMGLKQEIQNQIDYVKSQGHYEGPKKVLVLGASSSYGLATRITTAFGAGADTIGVSYDKGPRSEKNLGTPGWYNNVFFRQAAEKEGLVAKNFVGDAFSQALKDDVVHYIKEEFGGKVDLVVYSLATGRRTDPETGETYHSAIKSIGQEVVGPNINLQKEELYEEVLEPASEEEIEATVKVMGGEDWYGWIKLLKEADVLAEGVQTVIYSYLGSDLNRSYYQDGTLGRAKADCDEKAEWINQELEYLGGKAQVVVATAVTTKASAVIPFFPIYCIALYKVMAERGTHETPIMHQDRIYRDMVYGNQAAYDDKGRLRPDLWELDPEVQAQTEALIKEITPDNFKTDLTAYDLLWHEFLNLNGFDVDGDDAQEAVSLDDLKALEA